The following are encoded in a window of Flavobacteriales bacterium genomic DNA:
- the aroC gene encoding chorismate synthase — MPGNTFGQLFRLTTFGESHGAAIGGVVDGCPAGLALDLAAIQQELDRRRPGSTPLGTARNEGDVVEFLSGILGGTTLGTPIGFFIRNGDARSGDYDHLKSVYRPGHADRTWQEKYGIRDHRGGGRSSARTTAACVVGGAIARQLLARQGVQVRAYVGQVGEVVLDIPAEKLSFDALWNDSVRCPDPATARRMAELIEQVRAKGDSVGGVVACIITGVPTGLGEPVFDKLDADLARAMLSINATKGFQLGSGFGAAAMRASLHNTLSSGGTLGGISDGTPITFEVAFKPTATIARPQRTVNTAGEEVTLEAKGRHDPCVVPRAVPIVEAMACLVLADHLLRQRVARV, encoded by the coding sequence ATGCCCGGCAACACCTTCGGCCAGCTTTTCCGCCTCACCACCTTCGGTGAAAGCCACGGGGCCGCCATCGGTGGGGTGGTGGATGGCTGCCCCGCCGGGCTGGCGTTGGATCTGGCCGCCATCCAGCAGGAACTGGACCGCCGCCGCCCGGGCAGTACACCGCTGGGCACCGCGCGGAACGAGGGGGATGTGGTGGAGTTCCTCAGTGGCATCCTGGGGGGCACCACCCTCGGTACGCCCATCGGCTTCTTCATCCGCAACGGCGACGCGCGGAGCGGCGATTACGACCACCTCAAGAGCGTGTACCGCCCCGGCCATGCCGACCGGACCTGGCAGGAGAAGTACGGGATCCGTGACCACCGCGGTGGCGGCCGCAGCAGCGCGCGCACCACGGCGGCCTGTGTGGTGGGCGGCGCCATCGCCCGGCAACTGCTGGCGCGGCAGGGCGTGCAGGTGCGGGCCTATGTGGGCCAGGTGGGGGAGGTGGTGTTGGATATTCCGGCGGAGAAGTTGTCGTTCGATGCGCTTTGGAACGATTCCGTTCGCTGTCCCGATCCCGCCACAGCACGGCGCATGGCCGAGCTCATCGAGCAGGTACGGGCCAAAGGGGATTCCGTCGGCGGTGTGGTGGCCTGCATCATCACCGGTGTGCCCACGGGCCTCGGTGAACCGGTCTTCGACAAGCTGGACGCCGATCTGGCCAGGGCCATGCTCTCGATCAACGCCACCAAGGGATTCCAGTTGGGCAGTGGCTTCGGGGCGGCGGCGATGCGGGCCTCGCTGCACAATACGTTGTCGTCCGGCGGCACCCTGGGCGGCATCAGCGACGGAACGCCCATCACCTTCGAGGTCGCCTTCAAGCCCACGGCCACCATCGCCCGACCCCAGCGCACCGTGAACACAGCAGGGGAGGAAGTGACTTTGGAAGCCAAGGGCCGCCACGATCCCTGCGTGGTGCCCCGCGCCGTGCCCATCGTGGAGGCCATGGCCTGCCTGGTGCTGGCGGACCACCTGCTGCGGCAGCGCGTGGCGCGGGTTTAG
- a CDS encoding glycosyltransferase: protein MAEASPITLSIVVPVFDRPDEVDELLASLCAQTEAPHEVIIVEDGSQRPADEVVARYRDRLPLIYHSKPNSGPGPSRNDGFARSTGSHVLFLDSDCVLPPGYIAAMRTSIAADPADAFGGPDRADEASTPLQKAIDHAMTSFLTTGGIRGGRRSMEQFHPRSFNMGVKREVFSELRGFSPMRFGEDIDLSIRILRAGLRTSLYPDAYVYHRRRTDLRRFFKQVHNSGIARINLHKRHPGSLKAVHTLPALFTLGSLAMATWAIRCSPWWLLPNALFALALLIDASLRTRNVLVGMLAMVAGHVQLFGYGTGFLRGVWRRIILGRPEFHAYAKNFYR from the coding sequence ATGGCCGAGGCTTCCCCCATCACCCTGTCCATCGTGGTGCCCGTGTTCGACCGGCCCGATGAAGTGGACGAACTGCTGGCCAGCCTTTGCGCCCAGACCGAAGCACCGCACGAGGTGATCATCGTGGAGGACGGTTCGCAACGCCCGGCGGATGAAGTGGTGGCCCGCTACCGCGATCGCCTGCCCTTGATCTACCACAGCAAGCCCAACAGCGGCCCAGGCCCCAGCCGCAACGATGGCTTCGCGCGCAGCACCGGCAGCCATGTGCTCTTCCTCGATTCGGACTGCGTGCTGCCGCCGGGCTACATCGCCGCCATGCGCACCTCCATCGCCGCGGACCCCGCTGACGCCTTCGGCGGACCCGACCGCGCCGACGAAGCGTCCACGCCATTGCAGAAGGCCATCGACCATGCGATGACCTCCTTCCTCACCACCGGCGGCATCCGGGGCGGGCGTCGCAGCATGGAGCAGTTCCATCCGCGCAGCTTCAACATGGGTGTCAAGCGCGAGGTTTTCAGCGAACTGCGGGGCTTTTCGCCCATGCGCTTCGGCGAGGACATCGATCTGAGCATCCGCATCCTGAGGGCGGGCCTGCGCACGTCCCTCTACCCGGATGCGTACGTGTACCACCGCCGCCGAACAGATCTGCGCCGCTTCTTCAAGCAGGTGCACAACTCGGGCATCGCGCGCATCAACCTCCACAAGCGGCACCCGGGATCCCTGAAGGCCGTGCACACCTTGCCGGCCTTGTTCACCCTGGGATCCCTGGCGATGGCCACGTGGGCGATCCGTTGTTCACCGTGGTGGCTGCTGCCGAACGCGCTCTTCGCCCTGGCGCTCCTGATCGATGCCAGCCTGCGGACAAGGAACGTTCTGGTGGGTATGCTGGCGATGGTCGCCGGGCATGTGCAGCTCTTCGGCTACGGCACCGGCTTCCTGCGCGGCGTGTGGCGCAGGATCATCCTGGGCCGGCCCGAGTTCCACGCCTACGCGAAGAATTTCTACCGCTGA
- a CDS encoding polysaccharide deacetylase family protein — protein sequence MAPLRRIGHWATEVHAKVFRERPLVLPWLLHKLYPSRADVLPMNGTVNEGITVAQFEEFLRWHQARGMAFIDADDLVRGDLDPGRVHVMITFDDGYRNNLLAVDALAKYRAKATFHISTDHVKLQQAFWWDAVYRELRAKHVSHEPAMRRIRAWKALRHEEQERQIAEEFGAAALTPMGDQDRPMTVDELRAFAQAPEVHIGSHTHHHLALPMYSDEEIRGSLRQAWGDLTAITGRKPVSLAYPYGHWDERVALLAHEVGHRVGHTYEQGRVMPGGSNEVAAMRMPRNNLSGYFDIDAQCRQLLIGRSTR from the coding sequence ATGGCACCGCTTCGCCGGATAGGCCATTGGGCCACCGAGGTCCACGCCAAGGTCTTTCGTGAACGGCCCCTGGTGCTGCCCTGGCTGTTGCACAAGCTCTACCCATCGCGCGCCGACGTGCTGCCCATGAACGGCACGGTGAACGAAGGCATCACCGTGGCCCAATTCGAGGAATTCCTGCGCTGGCACCAGGCGCGCGGCATGGCCTTCATCGATGCGGACGATCTGGTGCGCGGCGACCTCGACCCGGGACGTGTACACGTGATGATCACCTTCGACGATGGCTACCGCAACAACCTGCTGGCCGTCGATGCGTTGGCGAAGTACCGCGCCAAGGCCACCTTCCACATCAGCACGGACCATGTGAAGCTTCAGCAAGCGTTCTGGTGGGACGCTGTCTATCGCGAGCTGCGCGCGAAGCATGTGTCGCACGAGCCGGCCATGCGGCGCATCCGCGCTTGGAAGGCCTTGCGGCATGAGGAACAGGAGCGTCAGATCGCGGAGGAGTTCGGCGCCGCGGCGCTCACACCCATGGGCGACCAGGACCGGCCCATGACGGTGGACGAGTTGCGCGCTTTCGCCCAGGCGCCGGAGGTGCACATCGGATCGCACACGCATCATCATCTTGCGCTGCCGATGTACAGCGATGAGGAGATCCGCGGATCGTTGCGCCAGGCTTGGGGCGACCTCACCGCGATCACCGGCCGTAAGCCTGTTTCGCTCGCCTATCCCTATGGCCATTGGGACGAACGCGTGGCCCTGCTGGCGCATGAAGTGGGGCACCGTGTGGGCCACACCTATGAGCAAGGCCGCGTGATGCCGGGCGGGTCCAATGAAGTCGCCGCCATGCGCATGCCCCGCAACAACCTCAGCGGCTACTTCGATATCGACGCGCAATGCCGGCAACTGCTGATCGGACGGTCCACGCGATGA
- a CDS encoding GNAT family N-acetyltransferase, producing the protein MKHASYDIRPCGIGDLEAFRQVFQAAYDKPADAEYFRRKWNTGHTGQATVAHLAVTEDGRPVAWYGIYPQWLRKGDTRSLAAQAGDAATLPETRRSGLFRALAMAAEAKCEAHGIRTLIGFAQQQRGSFIGLVDMGWTHVADLTIHRWLTQVPMTMRLCRKLSRKTFARSMATRWNAVTVPHDAHGAVALDQSLVARTEGWHSERAPEYLRYKCTLGSRVVRLPSGHAWIAVQGNTARIGDLFGRDHVALLHELIALCRTLGVDVLEITTTADAIAAPLLSAIPADQSVQAGGLIVKPLPGSPCHVDEPLLFTGGDIDTF; encoded by the coding sequence ATGAAGCACGCCTCCTACGACATCCGGCCCTGCGGCATCGGCGATCTGGAAGCCTTCCGCCAGGTGTTCCAAGCGGCCTATGACAAGCCCGCGGATGCGGAATACTTCAGGCGGAAGTGGAACACCGGACACACCGGACAGGCCACGGTGGCCCACCTGGCGGTCACGGAAGATGGGCGGCCCGTGGCCTGGTACGGCATCTATCCGCAGTGGCTCCGAAAGGGTGACACCCGATCGCTCGCCGCGCAGGCCGGTGATGCCGCCACACTGCCGGAGACCCGCCGCTCAGGACTATTCCGCGCACTGGCCATGGCCGCTGAAGCGAAATGTGAGGCCCATGGCATCCGGACCCTGATCGGTTTCGCGCAGCAGCAGCGCGGCAGCTTCATCGGCCTGGTGGACATGGGCTGGACCCACGTGGCCGACCTGACGATCCACCGCTGGCTCACGCAGGTGCCCATGACCATGCGCCTGTGCAGGAAGCTCTCACGAAAGACTTTCGCGCGGAGCATGGCCACCCGGTGGAACGCGGTGACCGTACCGCATGACGCTCATGGTGCGGTCGCCCTGGACCAGTCGCTCGTGGCACGCACTGAGGGCTGGCACAGCGAACGGGCTCCAGAATACCTGCGGTACAAATGCACGCTTGGATCGCGGGTGGTCCGGCTCCCTTCGGGGCATGCCTGGATCGCCGTGCAGGGCAACACCGCGCGCATCGGCGACCTCTTCGGCCGGGACCATGTGGCGCTGCTGCACGAGCTGATCGCCCTGTGCAGAACGCTCGGCGTGGATGTGCTGGAGATCACCACCACGGCGGATGCGATCGCGGCTCCCCTGTTGTCCGCGATACCTGCTGACCAAAGTGTGCAGGCAGGCGGTCTCATCGTGAAACCGCTGCCCGGGTCGCCCTGCCACGTGGATGAGCCGCTCCTGTTCACAGGCGGCGACATCGACACCTTCTAA
- a CDS encoding T9SS type A sorting domain-containing protein — translation MRPLILVLLVLHGFHTHAQCVESTRTRVLLVGDSWAFFMGVDQTINEVLNKWGHSNYRYYTNLTLAENGAETDDFLQPGKLAEIQARLDADPDLRVVHLSLGGNDVLGDWHTSFTPAQTDSLKAAVYDRLLTVITLIKDMRPDIHILWSGYMYPNFQEVIEDLGFLQTLHPFYGLWSGMGFPTFEQLNVILNEFTAEVIAYCATDPRVDHVDATGLMQYAYGQNAPLGVPPGGSYPPLTAPLPHGFVDYPSPKSSMRNYGLTLDCFHLSATGYRHMIEQHARKFYQKFLMNDQVSVAMPGNVGGTVSNMGTVLPDFKVGSQSGEHFATLLSFPVGAALGQPLQGASIFLRREALSGSDPLAVTLNVKVRSGHFGGSAAVEPVDYWATADASGAPCRFGSNAGNGHWTRLELPQSLLPHITNGTTVQFLIQAPGAPNGLITFTGADDPELAPVLDLTYGDLSTAIEAVEAGNAAAPFPNPTAGQLHVPAQEEVITGIVVHDLTGRTVWERMGPVNVVDLSHLPAGVYLVDLIKGIAKETHRVVKW, via the coding sequence ATGCGGCCGCTGATCCTCGTCCTCCTGGTCCTGCACGGCTTCCACACGCATGCGCAATGCGTGGAGTCCACCCGCACACGCGTGCTGCTGGTGGGCGATAGCTGGGCCTTTTTCATGGGCGTGGACCAGACGATCAACGAGGTGCTGAACAAGTGGGGTCATTCCAACTACCGCTACTACACCAACCTTACCCTGGCCGAGAACGGCGCCGAGACGGACGACTTCCTCCAACCCGGCAAACTCGCCGAGATCCAGGCGCGGCTGGATGCCGACCCCGACCTGCGCGTGGTGCACCTGAGCCTCGGCGGCAACGATGTGCTCGGCGACTGGCACACGAGCTTCACGCCGGCCCAGACCGATTCACTCAAAGCCGCCGTGTACGACCGTCTGCTCACCGTGATCACGCTGATCAAGGACATGCGGCCGGACATCCACATCCTGTGGAGCGGCTACATGTACCCGAACTTCCAGGAAGTGATCGAGGACCTCGGTTTCCTGCAGACGCTGCACCCCTTCTATGGGCTGTGGTCCGGCATGGGCTTCCCCACCTTCGAGCAACTCAACGTCATCCTCAATGAATTCACCGCCGAGGTGATCGCCTATTGCGCCACCGACCCGCGCGTGGACCATGTGGACGCCACCGGGCTGATGCAATACGCTTACGGACAGAACGCGCCGCTGGGCGTGCCGCCGGGTGGCAGCTATCCACCCCTCACCGCGCCGCTGCCGCATGGCTTCGTGGACTACCCCTCACCGAAGAGCAGCATGCGCAACTACGGTCTCACGCTGGACTGCTTCCACCTTTCGGCCACGGGCTACCGCCACATGATCGAGCAACACGCCCGGAAATTCTACCAGAAGTTCCTGATGAACGACCAGGTATCCGTGGCCATGCCGGGCAATGTGGGCGGAACGGTGTCGAACATGGGGACGGTGTTGCCCGATTTCAAAGTGGGTTCACAGAGCGGCGAGCACTTCGCCACGCTCCTCAGCTTCCCGGTGGGTGCGGCGCTGGGCCAGCCCCTACAGGGCGCGAGCATCTTCCTGCGGCGCGAGGCGCTCAGCGGAAGCGACCCCTTGGCGGTGACCTTGAACGTGAAGGTGCGCAGCGGCCATTTCGGTGGCTCGGCGGCGGTGGAGCCGGTGGACTATTGGGCCACGGCCGACGCCAGCGGTGCCCCCTGCCGCTTCGGCAGCAATGCGGGCAACGGCCACTGGACAAGGCTTGAGCTGCCGCAGAGCCTGCTCCCACACATCACCAACGGCACCACGGTGCAGTTCCTGATCCAAGCGCCCGGTGCGCCCAATGGCCTCATCACCTTCACCGGCGCCGACGATCCCGAGCTCGCGCCCGTACTGGACCTCACCTACGGCGATCTGAGCACGGCGATCGAGGCCGTGGAGGCGGGCAACGCGGCCGCGCCCTTCCCCAACCCCACGGCTGGTCAGCTGCATGTACCCGCCCAGGAGGAGGTCATCACCGGCATCGTGGTGCACGACCTGACCGGCCGCACCGTGTGGGAGCGCATGGGTCCGGTGAACGTGGTGGACCTCTCCCACCTGCCCGCCGGGGTGTACCTGGTGGACCTGATCAAGGGTATTGCGAAGGAGACCCATCGCGTTGTGAAATGGTAA
- a CDS encoding tyrosine-type recombinase/integrase: protein METDNRKRNVVLEAIVHEKERRIALRFPYDVELITVAKELGARWSNTRKVWHVPNGSDTLKTVFAAYKGRAWVDYSALRNNSHQAKPKPIPAAPPPMVPEAFLRKLERMRYSPNTIRVYTDHLRQFMAFHSGRDLEQMGQAEIHAYMDHLAARKVSVSHQNQAVNAIKFHYEKVLGGSRRSYRIDRPRGEKRLPNVMSEAEVKRLLDVPMNIKHKAMLLLIYSAGLRSGELLALRPHDLDRDRMLLRVHQSKGNKDRYTLLSPKALAAVDAYLVQWQPRRMLFEGQDGGPYTAESLRQVFRTALAKAGIARKLTLHCLRHSFATHLLEHGTDIRYIGALLGHSSVKTTEVYTHVTPRTLGRITSPLDRL, encoded by the coding sequence ATGGAAACCGACAACCGCAAGCGCAACGTGGTCCTGGAGGCCATCGTCCATGAAAAGGAACGCCGCATCGCCTTGCGCTTTCCTTACGATGTGGAGTTGATCACCGTGGCCAAGGAGCTGGGCGCCCGTTGGAGCAACACCAGGAAGGTCTGGCATGTTCCCAATGGCAGCGATACGCTCAAGACCGTCTTCGCCGCTTACAAGGGCCGAGCCTGGGTGGACTACAGCGCGTTGAGGAACAATTCCCATCAAGCGAAGCCCAAGCCCATACCGGCCGCCCCGCCGCCCATGGTACCGGAGGCCTTCCTGCGGAAGTTGGAGCGCATGCGCTACAGCCCCAACACCATCCGGGTCTACACCGATCACCTTCGGCAATTCATGGCTTTCCATTCCGGCAGGGACCTGGAACAGATGGGCCAGGCGGAGATCCATGCCTACATGGACCACCTGGCGGCCCGGAAGGTGAGCGTGAGCCACCAGAACCAGGCGGTGAACGCCATCAAGTTCCACTACGAGAAGGTGCTGGGGGGATCGCGGCGCAGCTATCGGATCGACCGGCCTCGCGGCGAAAAGCGGCTGCCCAATGTGATGAGTGAAGCCGAGGTGAAAAGGCTGCTGGATGTGCCCATGAACATCAAGCACAAGGCCATGCTGCTGCTCATCTATTCGGCCGGACTGCGCAGCGGCGAACTCCTTGCGCTGCGGCCGCACGACCTGGACCGGGACCGCATGCTGCTGCGCGTCCACCAAAGCAAAGGGAACAAGGACCGCTACACGCTTTTGTCGCCCAAGGCTCTGGCGGCCGTTGATGCCTACCTGGTCCAATGGCAGCCCAGGCGCATGTTGTTCGAGGGGCAGGATGGCGGGCCCTACACGGCGGAAAGTCTGCGGCAGGTATTCCGGACCGCATTGGCCAAGGCCGGCATCGCGCGCAAGCTCACCCTGCACTGCCTGCGCCACAGCTTTGCCACGCATCTTTTGGAACACGGCACCGACATCCGCTACATTGGAGCGTTGCTGGGCCACAGCAGTGTAAAGACCACCGAAGTGTACACCCACGTCACCCCCCGCACCCTGGGCCGCATCACCAGCCCATTGGACCGGCTATGA
- a CDS encoding DNA cytosine methyltransferase, translating into MKKTKTTKGNAPKKYKAISLFSGAMGLDLGMEQTGRYDLLACVELEKAFCDTIRLNQAEGRLADHLRVYEGDITNLDPYQVMKDCGIKPGELDVLVGGPPCQAFSTAGKRQSVQDARGTLIWQFLRFVEAMQPKMFLMENVRGLLSAALKHRPIAQRPDKGGPPLDIDEMPGSVVRLFAEDMQRIAAGYHMDIFEVNSVNYGAPQIRERALFIGNRYNAVVDFPDPTHGPVAEQKKRPLGLFDEEPNPLLPWRTLRDAIGHLAEPGPVGMDFSPRKKQILSMVPEGSNWRSLPEELQKESMGRTWFAKGGRSGWWRRLTFDLPCPTLLTMPNHAGTSLCHPVETRALSIKEYVLVQEFPEDWKIAGTPSQQYKQVGNAVPTRLGFVAGGVIAKQLDELAGRNWKPLDKKPEGYRVIYVQSHVRTRQWYKDGKIMVWEDGDTNGDCTYEPPQTLRKVKELVA; encoded by the coding sequence ATGAAAAAGACTAAGACGACCAAGGGCAATGCTCCTAAGAAGTACAAGGCTATCTCGCTCTTCAGCGGTGCCATGGGCTTGGACCTTGGGATGGAACAGACAGGGCGTTACGACCTGTTGGCATGTGTCGAACTGGAGAAGGCTTTTTGTGATACCATACGCCTGAACCAAGCAGAGGGGCGGCTTGCTGACCACTTGCGGGTCTATGAAGGTGACATTACGAACCTTGACCCGTACCAAGTGATGAAGGATTGCGGAATCAAGCCGGGTGAACTCGACGTGCTTGTGGGCGGACCTCCATGCCAAGCGTTCAGTACGGCGGGAAAACGGCAGTCTGTGCAAGATGCGCGAGGAACGTTGATCTGGCAGTTCCTTCGCTTTGTCGAGGCGATGCAGCCCAAGATGTTCCTGATGGAGAACGTCAGGGGTTTGTTGTCGGCAGCACTGAAGCATCGACCAATAGCACAGCGCCCGGACAAGGGCGGTCCACCGCTGGATATTGACGAAATGCCCGGCTCGGTCGTAAGACTCTTTGCCGAGGACATGCAGCGCATTGCCGCTGGGTATCACATGGACATATTCGAGGTCAACTCCGTCAACTACGGCGCACCGCAAATACGGGAACGCGCTCTGTTCATCGGCAATAGGTACAACGCGGTCGTTGACTTCCCGGACCCAACGCATGGGCCGGTAGCCGAACAGAAGAAGAGGCCATTGGGGTTGTTCGATGAAGAGCCCAACCCCCTGCTACCCTGGCGCACACTTCGAGATGCGATTGGACACCTTGCCGAACCAGGCCCCGTTGGCATGGACTTCAGCCCGCGCAAGAAGCAAATCCTTTCAATGGTGCCGGAAGGGTCGAACTGGCGAAGCCTACCGGAAGAGTTGCAGAAGGAAAGCATGGGCCGAACTTGGTTTGCGAAGGGCGGTCGTTCAGGTTGGTGGAGAAGACTGACATTCGACCTACCATGCCCCACGCTCTTGACCATGCCAAACCACGCCGGAACCTCTCTGTGCCACCCGGTTGAAACAAGGGCGCTCTCCATCAAGGAATACGTACTCGTCCAAGAGTTTCCTGAAGATTGGAAGATCGCGGGTACCCCGAGCCAACAGTACAAGCAAGTTGGAAACGCAGTGCCAACCCGATTGGGATTTGTTGCTGGTGGTGTTATCGCCAAACAGCTTGATGAATTGGCTGGGCGCAATTGGAAACCGCTAGACAAAAAGCCAGAGGGTTATCGGGTCATCTACGTGCAGTCCCATGTGCGCACAAGGCAGTGGTACAAGGACGGCAAGATCATGGTCTGGGAAGACGGAGACACGAATGGAGACTGCACCTATGAACCACCACAGACCTTGAGAAAGGTGAAAGAGCTTGTAGCGTAA